The genomic interval AGGCGTATATGGGCGACCTTGAATATATTCAATAGTAGTTTCATCAACAGCTACCAAACCGGAACGGGCACCAGCCTCAATCGCCATATTACAAAGCGTCATGCGACCTTCCATCGAAAGGTTGCGAATCGCTTCGCCAGCAAACTCAATGGTGTAGCCGGTACCACCAGCAGTACCGACTTTGCCAATTACGGCAAGCACAATATCCTTAGCAGTAGAGCCCGGCTGCAGACGACCATCAACCGACACCAACATATTTTTACTCTTCTTCATCAGCAAAGTCTGGGTTGCGAGTACATGCTCTACTTCGGAAGTTCCGATCCCAAATGCCCAGGCACCAAAGGCGCCGTGTGTGCTGGTATGGGAATCACCACACACTACAGTCATGCCTGGCAAGGTAGCACCCTGCTCTGGTCCAATAACGTGAACAATACCCTGACGGGCATCATTCATTTTGTATTGTGTGATGCCAAATGCGTCACAATTTTGATCCAAGGTATCAACTTGCAACTTCGAGATAGGGTCAGAAATACCCTCTGATCGGTCGGTCGTTGGAACGTTGTGATCAGATACTGCCAAATTTGCAGAAATGCGCCAAACAGGACGGCCAGCTATATTGAGCCCTTCAAATGCTTGAGGGCTAGTTACCTCATGAAGCAACTGTCGATCAATATAAATCGTGGCTGTGCCATCCCCTTCAGAGTAAATAACGTGGTCATCCCACAATTTGTCATAAAGCGTACGAGACATGAGTGACCTTCAGAACCTTATTTACGAACTCTAATATTTAGAGCCTTACGCGTTGTTTCGCCAACGTATAACTGACGCGGACGACCAATCTTGTACTCAGGATCAGTGATCATTTCTTCCCACTGAGCAATCCACCCAACTGTTCTTGCCAAGGCAAAAATACAGGTAAACATTTCTGTTGGAATGCCAAGTGCACGCTGGACGATACCAGAGTAGAAATCGACGTTTGGATAAAGCTTACGACTAACGAAATACTCATCTTCTAGAGCAATTTTCTCGAGTGTCATCGCAAGCTTGAACAACGGATCGTCTTGGAGGCCAAGCTCTGCCAATACTTCGTGACAGGTTTCACGCATTAACTTCGCACGAGGGTCAAAGTTCTTGTAAACGCGATGACCGAAGCCCATCAAGCGAACACTGGAATTCTTATCTTTTACTTGAGCGATGAACTCGCCAATCTTATCAACTCCGCCTTGAGCCTGAATCTCATTCAACATCTCTAAGCAAGCTTCATTTGCACCTCCGTGGGCAGGACCCCAGAGACATGCAATACCGGCAGAAATTGCAGCAAACGGATTTGTGCCAGAAGAGCCGCATAAGCGTACTGTTGAAGTCGATGCATTTTGTTCGTGGTCTGCATGCAGAATAAAGATGCGATCTAAGGCACGAACCAACACTGGATTGACTTTATATGACTCACATGGTGTTGCAAACATCATGCGCATAAAGTTAGCAGTGTAGGACAAGGAATTATCTGGGTAAATAAAGGGTTGGCCGACAGAATACTTGTAGGACATCGCAACTAAAGTCGGCATTTTCGCGATCAAACGAATCTGTGCCACCTCGCGTGCATGCGGGTCGCTGTAATCGATTTCATCATGATAGAACGCAGTCATTGCACCAACCAAACCAGTCAATACAGACATTGGATGAGCATCACGACGGAAGCCGCGCAAGAAGAATTGCATTTGCTCATGAACCATGGTGTGATGCATCACCATTTCATCGAAATCTTTCTTCTCTTTAGCGTTTGGCAATTCTCCATTAATCAGGAGGTAACAAACTTCCAAGAAATCACAATTGTTTGCTAAATCTTCAATGGGGTAACCGCGGTAGAGCAACTCACCCTTATCACCGTCGATATAAGTAATTTTGCTGTTGCAAGACGCAGTAGACAGAAAGCCTGAATCGTAAGTGAACTTACCAGTCTGACCATAAAGCTTACGAATGTCGATTACGTCAGGACCAACTGTCCCTTTGTAAATTGGCAGATCAATATCTGGTGTGCCATCCGAAAACGAGAGTTTTGCCTTGATGTCCGATTCAATCATTTCTAATCCTTAGTCATTCAAAATTATGATTAATACACTATTCGTTTTTACTTCTCTGAAGCAACTACACCAAAACACTGAATTACTTCGCTCTCAGCTTTTGTAAAACCGTCTTGAAGGAGACTGTTTGCATCTCTTTCTCCAAGCTTGCCACAAAATCCTTACGGCCAATCAGTAAATCCATTAAATCATTGTCATCCAAAGCCAACAATAGACTTAATACTTTTCCATCCTCTAGGCTCAACTGAGCGCTATAACGCTCAAAAAACCGTTGCAGAATTAGATCGTTCTCTAGCAAACCCCTTCGAGCATCACTCTTTAAGCGATATAACTCCGCATTACCGAGGGTCATACTGCTCTACGAACCATCAACTCCTTGATCTTGCCAATTGCCTTGGTTGGATTCAAGTGCTTAGGACACACGTCAACGCAATTCATGATGGTATGACAACGGAACAAGCGGTATGGATCCTCAAGATTGTCCAAGCGCTGCGCTGTTTCTTGATCGCGGCTATCCGCAACAAAACGATAGGCTTGCAACAAGCCAGCAGGGCCAACAAACTTGTCTGGATTCCACCAGAATGATGGGCAAGAAGTAGAGCATGCGGCACACAAGATGCACTCATACAAGCCATTTAACTCTTCACGCTCTTCAGGACTCTGAAGACGCTCTTTTTCAGGGGCTGGAGTCTCATTAACCAAGTAAGGCTTAATCGACAAATATTGCTTAAAGAAGAGTGTCATATCCACAATCAAGTCGCGGACAACAGGCAAACCTGGCAATGGACGCAATGTAATGACTTTTGGCAAAGTCAACATATTGATTAAACAAGCCAAGCCATTTTTACCGTTGATGTTCATTGCATCTGAACCACACACACCCTCGCGGCATGAGCGACGATACGAAATCGTTTCATCTTGCCGCTTCAAAGAAATCAAAGCATCTAACAACATACACTCACCCGTGAGCTCTAACTCATAACGTTGCATGCGCGGGGCAGCATCGACATCTGGATCGTAGCGGTAAATTTCGAATATACGGATATCACTCATCTTCTATCTCTCTTGCTTAGAAAGTACGTTCTTTTGGAGGAACTGATTCAACGGTCAATGGTTTCAGTTGGACAGGTTTGTAGTCCAAACGATTGCCTTCGCTATACCAAAGAGTATGTTTCATCCAGTTGTCATCATCACGATGCGGGTGATCATCGTGCGAGTGAGCACCACGACTTTCTTTGCGAGCTGCAGCCGAGTACATCGTTGCGTTTGCAGTCTCAACTAAGTTAGCCACTTCTAAGGCTTCAATACGGGCCGTATTGAAAATCTCAGACTTATCTTTAACCCATAAGTGCTTGGCGCGCTCTGTCAATTTAGCCATTTGACGAACCCCTTCGTCCATCAACTCTTGATTGCGGAATACACCAGCATATTTCTGCATGCACTTACGAATGTCATTGGCAACGTCTTGCGCGTACTCACCAGAAGTGGAGTTATCCAACTTCGCAATACGCTCCAATGTTTGTTCACCAGCATTCGCAGGCAATGGCTTGAATTCACGATTCTTCAGATCAAGACTAACGATGTGGTTACCCGCCGCACGACCAAACACTAAGAGATCGAGCAATGAATTAGTACCCAAACGGTTTGCACCATGAACAGAAACGCATGAGCACTCACCAATTGCATACAAGCCATTAATGACCTCGTTATGTTTGCCATTAGCTGGCACAACCACTTGAGCATTGATATTGGTTGGGATGCCACCCATCTGATAGTGAATGGTTGGTACTGCTGGAATTGGCTCTTTGGTCACATCAACGTTCGCAAAGTTAATGCCGATTTCATAAACC from Polynucleobacter necessarius carries:
- a CDS encoding succinate dehydrogenase iron-sulfur subunit yields the protein MSDIRIFEIYRYDPDVDAAPRMQRYELELTGECMLLDALISLKRQDETISYRRSCREGVCGSDAMNINGKNGLACLINMLTLPKVITLRPLPGLPVVRDLIVDMTLFFKQYLSIKPYLVNETPAPEKERLQSPEEREELNGLYECILCAACSTSCPSFWWNPDKFVGPAGLLQAYRFVADSRDQETAQRLDNLEDPYRLFRCHTIMNCVDVCPKHLNPTKAIGKIKELMVRRAV
- the gltA gene encoding citrate synthase translates to MIESDIKAKLSFSDGTPDIDLPIYKGTVGPDVIDIRKLYGQTGKFTYDSGFLSTASCNSKITYIDGDKGELLYRGYPIEDLANNCDFLEVCYLLINGELPNAKEKKDFDEMVMHHTMVHEQMQFFLRGFRRDAHPMSVLTGLVGAMTAFYHDEIDYSDPHAREVAQIRLIAKMPTLVAMSYKYSVGQPFIYPDNSLSYTANFMRMMFATPCESYKVNPVLVRALDRIFILHADHEQNASTSTVRLCGSSGTNPFAAISAGIACLWGPAHGGANEACLEMLNEIQAQGGVDKIGEFIAQVKDKNSSVRLMGFGHRVYKNFDPRAKLMRETCHEVLAELGLQDDPLFKLAMTLEKIALEDEYFVSRKLYPNVDFYSGIVQRALGIPTEMFTCIFALARTVGWIAQWEEMITDPEYKIGRPRQLYVGETTRKALNIRVRK
- the leuC gene encoding 3-isopropylmalate dehydratase large subunit, with translation MSRTLYDKLWDDHVIYSEGDGTATIYIDRQLLHEVTSPQAFEGLNIAGRPVWRISANLAVSDHNVPTTDRSEGISDPISKLQVDTLDQNCDAFGITQYKMNDARQGIVHVIGPEQGATLPGMTVVCGDSHTSTHGAFGAWAFGIGTSEVEHVLATQTLLMKKSKNMLVSVDGRLQPGSTAKDIVLAVIGKVGTAGGTGYTIEFAGEAIRNLSMEGRMTLCNMAIEAGARSGLVAVDETTIEYIQGRPYTPKGAAMLQALQYWRALHSDPDAKFDAVVKLCAEEIAPQVTWGTSPEMVLAISERVPDPDKERDPNKRSAMERALQYMNLSPNTPISSISVDKVFIGSCTNSRIEDIRAAAKVVDRLGKKVAANVKLALVVPGSGLVKAQAEREGLDRIFKVAGFEWREPGCSMCLAMNADRLEPGERCASTSNRNFEGRQGNGGRTHLVSPAMAAAAAIEGHFVDVRKIS
- a CDS encoding succinate dehydrogenase assembly factor 2, which produces MTLGNAELYRLKSDARRGLLENDLILQRFFERYSAQLSLEDGKVLSLLLALDDNDLMDLLIGRKDFVASLEKEMQTVSFKTVLQKLRAK